The following proteins come from a genomic window of SAR324 cluster bacterium:
- a CDS encoding UTP--glucose-1-phosphate uridylyltransferase produces MKGIILAAGYATRFLPASKTIPKEMFPLIDRPVIDYIVQEMVLSGIHDILLVSSRRKKAMEDYFDREIELTTVFAQTNEIEKLERIRPIDANIFMLRQQKMMGTGNALLLVEPFVQDEPFIVAYPDDLFFGPTPLSRQLMDAHATTGKTVLAVEGLPGQDVSRYGVIVPENSDEPIESGRTVNMRQMVEKPFRGTEPSCFVSYGRYLYTPDIFPALKASAHSHDGYGEFTQTEAINMLAARGNVVGLQISGNRYDVGEPLGYVQTILQMAMQRPQFRQPMKEFMEQMLKDEGNGKKTRKS; encoded by the coding sequence ATGAAAGGTATCATTCTTGCGGCAGGTTATGCCACACGCTTTCTTCCCGCATCCAAAACCATTCCCAAGGAAATGTTTCCCCTGATTGATCGTCCTGTGATTGATTATATTGTTCAGGAAATGGTTTTGTCAGGAATTCATGACATTTTACTGGTATCTTCCCGTCGTAAAAAAGCCATGGAGGATTATTTTGATAGGGAAATTGAGCTGACCACCGTGTTTGCCCAAACCAACGAAATTGAAAAACTGGAACGGATTCGACCGATTGACGCCAATATTTTCATGTTACGCCAGCAAAAAATGATGGGAACAGGAAACGCGTTGCTCCTTGTTGAACCCTTTGTGCAGGATGAACCCTTTATTGTGGCTTATCCTGACGATTTGTTTTTTGGACCAACGCCCTTGTCACGTCAGTTGATGGATGCTCATGCAACGACTGGAAAAACGGTGTTGGCCGTGGAAGGACTGCCAGGACAGGATGTTTCACGCTATGGTGTGATTGTGCCGGAAAATTCTGACGAACCGATTGAGTCAGGCCGAACAGTCAACATGCGGCAAATGGTGGAGAAGCCGTTCAGGGGCACCGAACCAAGCTGTTTTGTCTCTTATGGTCGATATCTTTACACCCCTGATATTTTCCCGGCCTTGAAGGCCAGCGCCCACAGTCATGATGGTTATGGTGAATTCACACAAACAGAAGCAATCAACATGCTTGCGGCCAGAGGAAATGTTGTGGGATTACAAATCAGCGGAAATCGCTATGATGTGGGTGAACCACTGGGATATGTTCAGACCATTCTGCAGATGGCTATGCAACGTCCACAATTCCGGCAACCGATGAAAGAATTCATGGAACAAATGCTCAAAGATGAGGGCAACGGTAAAAAAACGCGAAAATCCTGA
- a CDS encoding DUF4262 domain-containing protein, producing MTPQNPNDPTSEEVHEKIRQDLERYGWTILSTIYDEILCSQTFGLQKNFKHPEIEVVGLNDEMSCLFLNTLAQRIKMGQQFTHGSLIDEIIEGYELMLVHNPLDPQGMPLLEGRLRLIWPDSQHRYPWHQDCDSGCQVQAQLFSEQMN from the coding sequence ATGACCCCTCAAAACCCGAATGATCCTACCTCTGAAGAGGTGCATGAAAAAATCCGCCAGGATCTTGAGCGTTATGGTTGGACAATATTGTCTACCATTTACGATGAGATCCTCTGCAGCCAGACATTTGGACTTCAAAAAAATTTCAAGCATCCTGAAATTGAGGTGGTTGGACTGAACGATGAAATGTCCTGTCTGTTCCTGAATACTCTGGCACAACGGATCAAAATGGGGCAGCAATTCACGCATGGCTCATTGATTGATGAAATTATTGAAGGCTATGAACTGATGCTGGTGCATAATCCTCTGGATCCTCAAGGAATGCCTTTGCTGGAAGGACGCCTGCGTTTGATCTGGCCTGACAGTCAGCACCGCTATCCCTGGCATCAGGATTGTGATTCCGGATGTCAGGTGCAGGCACAGTTGTTTTCAGAGCAAATGAACTGA
- a CDS encoding DUF4340 domain-containing protein, translating to MLKKMILVTLLLVILSGVALMVSQKKNETDPREGQSIMKTVDINELSRILIQGNNTPVELEKNENQQWLVKSEHYLASSEELQKLLVKFMETKIGHKVTDNPQHHEKFRVLHIDQNNGQWDAQKTGTLVRLLKQDGSPVLEVILGKDRVQGGGQYFRYAGDDSVFLILQNLIVPTDSEEWLDKLIIDLDAKKLVKNISVTPSDNDPYVLIRDKEDAEWQTTLTGQESLKQEDIGTLLDQLKDLQFLKLMPVSTPATETGRERVTTLEFENFDGRILLLVVGEDKVSSEDYHYMHVSMKLREGVTDDALKQEVDTFNARTQNWLYGLSNYKGIAFLKHRSDLVKTSGASE from the coding sequence ATGCTGAAAAAAATGATTCTTGTAACCCTCCTTCTGGTGATTCTAAGCGGAGTCGCGCTCATGGTTTCCCAGAAAAAAAATGAAACTGACCCCAGAGAGGGACAGTCGATCATGAAGACTGTGGATATCAATGAATTGTCACGTATCCTTATCCAGGGGAACAACACACCGGTGGAACTGGAAAAAAATGAAAACCAGCAATGGCTTGTCAAGAGTGAGCACTATCTGGCTTCCTCTGAAGAGTTGCAAAAATTACTGGTCAAATTCATGGAGACCAAAATTGGACATAAAGTCACGGACAATCCACAGCACCATGAAAAATTCAGGGTGCTTCATATCGATCAGAATAATGGCCAGTGGGATGCTCAGAAAACAGGAACCTTGGTACGCCTGTTGAAACAGGATGGCAGTCCTGTGCTGGAGGTGATTCTCGGCAAGGACCGTGTTCAGGGCGGTGGACAATATTTCCGATATGCGGGTGACGATTCGGTTTTTCTGATTCTTCAGAACCTGATTGTGCCTACAGATTCAGAAGAATGGCTGGATAAACTGATTATTGATCTGGATGCTAAAAAACTGGTAAAAAACATCAGCGTCACCCCTTCTGACAACGATCCTTACGTGCTGATCCGTGACAAGGAAGACGCAGAGTGGCAGACCACCCTGACCGGACAGGAATCACTCAAACAGGAAGATATCGGCACCTTGCTCGATCAGTTGAAAGATTTGCAGTTCCTGAAATTAATGCCTGTGTCCACCCCTGCCACAGAAACAGGGCGGGAACGTGTTACCACCCTTGAATTTGAAAATTTTGATGGCCGTATTCTGTTGCTGGTTGTGGGCGAAGACAAAGTTTCAAGTGAAGACTATCATTACATGCATGTGTCGATGAAATTGAGAGAGGGCGTGACGGATGACGCCTTGAAACAGGAAGTTGACACCTTCAATGCAAGAACTCAGAACTGGCTTTATGGCTTGAGTAACTACAAGGGCATCGCTTTTCTGAAACACCGTTCTGATCTGGTAAAAACATCCGGCGCGAGTGAATGA
- a CDS encoding RluA family pseudouridine synthase, with product MLKTEADHTEMSFYYMRINGREETLLEFLLRKFRYLNEQEWMEAILAQHLLVDHREGDPFQILKNNQKIIYIRSDHLEPPVDAEFDIIYEDEDLIAVNKSGDLPTSPSGKYYKNTLVHQVKEKLGWEKIYTLHRLDRETSGVIVFAKRQEVAQMMATMFRERKIEKRYIAILERPLPAPDVFLSVPIGPAIDSPVRIKQWVIPEGKTSQTRFIFQESIGNYTRVEVRPLTGRTHQIRVHAAYLGSPIVGDKLYALKNDGFLQWKDEGESFLVSQNFPTHRQLLHASELRFCHPVTGRPLLIKADDAILTRHLG from the coding sequence ATGCTGAAAACAGAAGCGGATCATACCGAAATGAGTTTTTATTATATGCGGATCAACGGCAGGGAAGAAACCCTGCTGGAGTTTCTGCTGAGAAAATTCCGCTATCTCAATGAACAGGAATGGATGGAAGCCATTCTGGCCCAACATCTTCTGGTGGATCACCGTGAGGGTGATCCCTTTCAGATTCTAAAAAACAATCAGAAAATCATTTATATCAGGTCTGATCATCTGGAACCACCTGTCGATGCGGAATTTGATATCATTTACGAAGATGAGGACCTGATCGCTGTCAATAAATCAGGAGACCTGCCGACTTCGCCCTCCGGGAAATACTACAAAAACACCCTGGTGCATCAAGTCAAGGAAAAGCTGGGCTGGGAAAAAATATACACCCTTCATCGACTGGATCGTGAAACCAGCGGTGTCATTGTTTTTGCCAAACGACAGGAAGTGGCCCAGATGATGGCGACCATGTTTCGGGAACGGAAGATTGAAAAACGATATATTGCGATACTCGAGCGGCCATTACCGGCTCCGGATGTGTTTTTATCTGTTCCGATTGGTCCTGCCATAGACAGTCCGGTCCGAATCAAGCAGTGGGTTATTCCAGAGGGAAAAACCAGCCAGACCCGTTTCATTTTTCAGGAATCAATCGGCAACTACACACGTGTTGAAGTTCGCCCGTTGACGGGACGCACACACCAGATCAGGGTTCATGCAGCATATCTGGGATCGCCTATCGTTGGCGATAAATTGTATGCTCTGAAAAATGATGGTTTCCTGCAATGGAAAGATGAAGGTGAATCATTTCTGGTGTCCCAAAATTTTCCAACGCATCGTCAATTGCTCCATGCCTCAGAGTTGCGGTTTTGTCACCCAGTGACCGGGCGACCTCTGCTGATAAAAGCGGATGATGCCATATTGACCAGGCATCTTGGTTGA
- a CDS encoding phospho-sugar mutase yields MPNNWHETAKFWSQNTGFDEHTRKEIQKLFAQNNDKELEDRFRGILEFGTGGLRGLMGAGTNRMNTYTVRQATEGLARYIKQQGPSPYQGVVLGYDSRHNSQLFAKNAAEVLAFHKIPVFIFSDIIPTPMVSCELLHRKAMAGIIITASHNPPAYNGYKVYWNNGGQIIPPDDSRIIEEVRSVEALEKIQILPFETGISEGLIQWVEQDADEYYFEQVQQLALGNPALNQKTHVIYTPLHGTGGRGVVPLLKRRGFEHLRIVPEQAVPDGNFSTVTSPNPEEESAMELAIAFSKPDDELILANDPDADRLGVMIRDNNQQWFRLNGNQIGALLLDYQLSSLKALNRMPHDGCFIVSLVTSPLGSSIARNYGLKVVETLTGFKWIWGEAYRLKQSGQATLVFGMEESHGYLAGTYTGDKDGVWAAMAFAEMTASLKAQGKTVMDALEQLYQQYGYHLDALETQTLPGQDGAARIQNVMRTFREQPPLTIAGKQVIAVTDLLNDSFRKMAETQIQNGPGLPKSNVLVFELEDQTRVIVRPSGTEPKIKFYFNLKGTDRQALETHLTAIKTELFAMI; encoded by the coding sequence ATGCCGAACAACTGGCACGAAACAGCAAAATTCTGGAGTCAAAACACTGGTTTTGATGAGCATACCCGTAAAGAAATTCAAAAATTATTTGCTCAAAACAATGACAAGGAACTGGAAGATCGTTTCCGTGGAATTCTGGAATTTGGTACCGGCGGACTCCGGGGGCTCATGGGCGCCGGCACAAACCGGATGAACACCTATACAGTTCGTCAGGCCACCGAAGGTTTGGCCCGCTATATCAAACAGCAGGGACCTTCACCGTATCAGGGGGTCGTTCTGGGCTATGACTCCCGTCACAATTCACAGTTGTTTGCCAAAAACGCGGCTGAAGTGCTGGCCTTTCACAAGATTCCTGTCTTTATTTTTTCCGACATCATTCCCACGCCGATGGTTTCCTGTGAATTGCTCCACAGAAAAGCAATGGCCGGCATCATCATCACAGCCAGTCACAATCCTCCGGCCTATAATGGTTACAAGGTTTACTGGAACAATGGGGGGCAGATCATTCCTCCGGATGACAGTCGAATCATTGAAGAAGTCCGGAGTGTGGAAGCTCTGGAAAAAATTCAAATTCTACCTTTTGAAACAGGAATTTCCGAAGGCCTCATTCAATGGGTGGAACAGGATGCGGATGAATACTATTTTGAACAGGTACAGCAACTTGCTCTCGGAAACCCCGCCTTGAATCAAAAAACACATGTGATTTACACCCCGCTCCATGGCACTGGAGGCCGGGGTGTTGTTCCACTGTTGAAACGGCGTGGATTCGAGCATCTCAGGATTGTGCCGGAACAGGCTGTGCCTGATGGAAATTTTTCCACTGTCACATCGCCGAATCCTGAGGAGGAAAGCGCAATGGAACTCGCCATCGCCTTCTCAAAGCCTGACGATGAACTGATTCTGGCGAATGATCCTGACGCCGATCGTCTTGGCGTGATGATCCGGGACAACAATCAGCAATGGTTCCGGTTGAATGGAAACCAGATCGGAGCCCTGTTGCTGGATTATCAGCTCTCCTCACTGAAAGCACTCAACCGGATGCCGCACGATGGCTGTTTTATCGTGAGCCTTGTGACATCTCCGTTGGGATCCAGTATTGCCAGGAATTATGGTCTGAAAGTTGTGGAAACACTGACAGGATTCAAGTGGATCTGGGGCGAAGCTTATCGGTTGAAGCAGTCAGGACAGGCAACCTTGGTATTTGGCATGGAGGAAAGTCATGGTTATCTGGCTGGAACCTATACCGGAGACAAAGATGGTGTCTGGGCCGCAATGGCCTTTGCGGAGATGACAGCCTCTCTCAAAGCACAGGGAAAAACCGTGATGGATGCCCTCGAACAATTGTATCAGCAGTACGGATACCATCTGGATGCTCTGGAAACTCAAACGCTTCCCGGACAAGATGGCGCCGCACGGATACAGAATGTGATGCGAACATTCCGCGAACAACCCCCTTTGACTATTGCCGGCAAACAGGTCATAGCAGTGACAGATTTGTTGAATGATTCCTTCCGGAAGATGGCTGAAACACAAATTCAGAACGGACCCGGACTGCCAAAATCAAATGTACTTGTTTTTGAACTGGAAGATCAGACAAGGGTGATTGTGCGACCTTCTGGCACAGAGCCGAAAATCAAATTTTATTTTAATTTGAAAGGGACTGATCGGCAGGCGCTGGAAACACATTTGACGGCCATAAAGACTGAATTATTCGCAATGATATAA
- a CDS encoding FecR domain-containing protein, whose product MPTNTNISFIAITLLFWGVLFTHTARGAEVDGSIHVSILENKALYLAVGSTEWVPLKPGDPIYPGDEVQTLQGTRLVVTLGDGSEVRIAENSHFRLNPETSMTDQNFDFQLYLGKAWAHLRKNVYRSARLIIRTAQAKIDIQGTSYEAQANDAFTDVLVFSGKVKVSNQSQRANPPPLADGEIAGPQEIEAPQEVTLAEWQLIVGAFYRVRVGHTAAQPQPEKFSMAQVSSDWVSWNLERDK is encoded by the coding sequence ATGCCCACAAACACCAACATCAGTTTCATTGCGATCACGTTGCTTTTTTGGGGAGTCCTGTTTACTCATACTGCCCGGGGGGCCGAAGTGGATGGTTCGATCCATGTGAGTATTCTGGAAAATAAGGCGCTTTATCTGGCTGTCGGCAGTACGGAATGGGTGCCACTCAAACCGGGAGATCCCATTTATCCGGGCGATGAAGTACAGACCCTGCAAGGAACCAGACTGGTTGTGACGCTGGGCGATGGCAGTGAAGTTCGAATTGCCGAAAATTCACATTTCCGACTCAATCCTGAAACCAGCATGACAGATCAAAACTTTGATTTTCAGCTTTATCTGGGAAAAGCGTGGGCTCATCTTCGAAAAAATGTATATCGTTCAGCCCGTTTGATCATCCGGACCGCTCAGGCCAAAATCGATATTCAGGGAACATCCTATGAAGCGCAGGCCAATGACGCCTTCACGGATGTTCTGGTATTTTCAGGCAAGGTCAAGGTCAGTAATCAGAGCCAACGGGCAAATCCACCACCCTTGGCAGATGGCGAAATTGCCGGACCTCAGGAAATTGAGGCGCCTCAGGAAGTGACACTGGCCGAATGGCAACTCATTGTCGGAGCTTTTTACCGGGTACGGGTAGGACATACCGCCGCACAACCTCAACCTGAAAAGTTCAGTATGGCTCAGGTCAGTTCCGACTGGGTCTCATGGAATCTTGAACGAGACAAGTGA